Proteins encoded together in one Pueribacillus theae window:
- the htpX gene encoding zinc metalloprotease HtpX — protein sequence MLYKQIEQNKRKTIWLMLLFSLTVTALGWGVGYLLNGDYYSGLIITLVILAFYLPTTYMTANSQVLSMSGAKEIKKEDNPMLFNIVEELSIAANVPMPKIYIVDDPAPNAFATGTKPENGSVAFTTGLLDRLNREELAGVAAHELAHIRNYDIRLMTICIALVGVIAIIADFGSRMLYFRGGRSRNQKTHPALLIIALILIILAPLAAQFVHFAVSRNREYLADASAVEFTRNPTGLKNALLKISQSPEEVKQAKDATAAMYISNPFKKKRRKSSLFATHPPIESRIERLEKM from the coding sequence ATGCTCTATAAACAGATTGAACAAAATAAACGAAAAACGATCTGGCTCATGCTTCTATTCAGTTTGACTGTAACCGCACTTGGATGGGGTGTAGGCTACTTACTCAATGGCGACTATTATTCCGGGCTTATTATTACATTGGTCATTCTGGCTTTCTATCTTCCGACGACATACATGACGGCGAATTCCCAGGTGCTAAGCATGTCCGGCGCAAAGGAAATTAAAAAAGAAGACAACCCGATGCTGTTTAATATCGTCGAAGAGTTGTCCATAGCAGCCAACGTTCCGATGCCAAAAATCTATATTGTGGATGATCCGGCGCCAAACGCCTTCGCGACAGGGACAAAGCCTGAAAATGGCAGTGTTGCCTTCACGACAGGGTTGCTGGATAGGCTGAACAGAGAAGAATTGGCTGGCGTCGCGGCCCATGAACTGGCACATATCCGCAATTACGACATCCGGCTTATGACGATTTGCATTGCACTTGTCGGAGTCATTGCCATCATTGCCGATTTCGGTTCACGCATGCTGTATTTCCGCGGCGGCAGAAGCCGGAACCAGAAAACGCATCCTGCATTACTAATCATTGCCTTAATCTTGATTATTTTAGCTCCGCTTGCTGCGCAATTTGTCCATTTTGCGGTGTCACGAAACCGCGAATATTTGGCAGATGCCTCGGCTGTTGAATTTACACGAAACCCGACAGGCTTAAAAAACGCGTTACTAAAAATCAGCCAAAGCCCGGAAGAAGTGAAACAGGCCAAAGACGCAACGGCAGCCATGTATATTTCAAATCCGTTTAAGAAAAAAAGAAGAAAAAGCAGCTTATTTGCCACACACCCACCGATTGAAAGCCGAATTGAACGGTTGGAAAAGATGTAA
- the cydS gene encoding cytochrome bd oxidase small subunit CydS, translated as MQNFLVFYAPFLVLIGSLVFAFCAALKDEPVQKNADQSSISK; from the coding sequence ATGCAAAACTTCTTGGTGTTTTATGCCCCGTTTCTTGTTTTAATTGGATCACTTGTGTTCGCGTTTTGCGCAGCATTAAAAGATGAACCTGTTCAAAAAAATGCTGATCAATCATCAATTTCGAAATGA
- a CDS encoding LemA family protein — translation MILAIVLIAIVVLLVIFFIASYNSLVKLRNWIKEAWSQIDVQLKRRHDLIPNLVETVKGYASHEKETLEKVIQARNQLVSGSPQERIEADNQLQGALRSLFALKEAYPDLKANQNFLKLQEELTSTENKIAYSRQLYNKTVAQYNIKRETFPTVLIAGMLGFQPHEQLSIPEEEREVPQVSF, via the coding sequence ATGATTTTAGCGATTGTATTGATTGCCATTGTTGTACTTTTAGTTATTTTTTTCATTGCTTCTTACAATTCACTTGTGAAATTGCGCAACTGGATCAAAGAAGCGTGGAGCCAAATTGACGTTCAATTAAAACGCCGGCACGATTTGATTCCAAATTTGGTTGAAACGGTGAAAGGCTATGCCTCACACGAAAAAGAGACGCTGGAAAAAGTCATCCAGGCGAGGAACCAACTTGTTTCAGGAAGCCCGCAGGAACGTATTGAAGCCGATAACCAGCTGCAAGGCGCGCTTCGATCCCTTTTTGCGTTAAAAGAGGCGTATCCGGATTTAAAAGCGAACCAAAACTTTTTGAAGTTGCAAGAGGAATTGACATCAACCGAAAACAAAATTGCCTACTCAAGGCAGCTCTATAATAAAACGGTTGCGCAGTACAATATTAAACGGGAAACTTTTCCTACCGTACTTATTGCAGGAATGCTCGGATTCCAGCCACATGAACAGCTGTCCATTCCTGAAGAAGAGCGTGAAGTTCCACAAGTTTCTTTCTAA
- a CDS encoding DUF4870 domain-containing protein, with amino-acid sequence MEDKNEVFPPNNHKSSTGLEENIAGLLCYLGTFITGIIFTILEKDSRFVKFHAMQSIVVFVSLWIAGFVLGFVPFVGWLLSMLVSFLGFVLWIVLMAKAYHHERIRIPIASDIADTLLESFNGKTNT; translated from the coding sequence ATGGAAGATAAGAATGAGGTGTTTCCCCCGAATAATCATAAATCCTCAACCGGTTTGGAAGAAAATATCGCCGGGCTGCTCTGTTATTTAGGGACTTTTATTACAGGTATTATTTTCACGATTTTGGAAAAAGATAGCCGGTTTGTCAAATTTCATGCGATGCAATCCATCGTTGTTTTCGTCTCGCTTTGGATTGCAGGCTTTGTCCTTGGCTTTGTTCCTTTTGTTGGATGGCTTCTTAGCATGCTTGTCTCTTTCCTAGGTTTCGTACTATGGATCGTTCTTATGGCCAAAGCTTACCATCATGAACGCATTCGGATTCCCATTGCAAGCGATATCGCGGATACTTTATTGGAAAGTTTTAATGGCAAAACGAATACGTAA
- a CDS encoding MarR family winged helix-turn-helix transcriptional regulator, translating to MKEKLKEAIDLFEEVMIYGTERVMKSMDLPLWQEYSPEQIQVLKILSAHGKATSAQLADFQGVHKSAISNRIKKLEEKGLISLESDEHDRRSKVISLTEQGKQVVQISDEAIYQSIEKLFLGKVDEKELDEFLFIFQKLKDILKLKGM from the coding sequence TTGAAAGAAAAACTGAAAGAAGCCATCGATTTGTTTGAAGAGGTTATGATCTACGGAACAGAACGAGTCATGAAATCGATGGATCTCCCGCTTTGGCAAGAATATTCGCCAGAACAAATCCAAGTGCTGAAAATTCTTTCTGCCCATGGAAAGGCGACGAGTGCGCAGCTTGCTGATTTTCAAGGTGTCCATAAAAGCGCCATTTCAAACCGGATTAAAAAGCTTGAAGAAAAAGGCTTAATCAGCTTGGAATCTGATGAACACGATCGCCGTTCAAAGGTGATTAGCCTTACAGAGCAAGGAAAGCAAGTTGTTCAAATTTCAGATGAAGCCATCTATCAAAGTATCGAAAAATTATTTTTAGGAAAAGTAGATGAAAAAGAATTAGACGAATTCCTTTTCATTTTTCAAAAACTGAAAGACATTTTGAAATTAAAGGGGATGTAG
- a CDS encoding MMPL family transporter, with translation MRFILKFKWIIVFALISLSIGLFFSSPDLTKQAEEAGTFQLPDDAASSKAADILEKAGAAEETLSLVYPLKKEVDAPLKKEITATAKKIKALGEPVADVLEPFESEEMEEQLVSEDRKTVLVPITVNGSDDEIVDLADKIRSEILPENETVYLTGEALINHDVNVSAQEGLKRTEVITVILIFALLLLVFRSLVTPFIPLIAVGITYLLSQSIVAYFIDWFGFPVSNYTQIFLVAVLFGIGTDYCILLLSRYKEELLAGHEVEDAIVNTYKTAGRTLAISGLAVFIGFAAIGFADFPIFKSAVGVAVGIAVLIVVLFTVLPFFMAMLKDKLFWPSKKAASHQDSKIWIAFSKVSVMRPLLSILIVAVIAIPLLFTYDNDLSYNTVDEIGKGYESVKGLDAISAGFGEGDSLPVQVILKKDKAMVNEKDVPYLEGISREIEKVEGVKQVRTITRPAGEMIEDLYIDHQLGLMADGLRDANEGLSEVQKGLEQVQNGLNNAASSLPSGSQASSGGTQLKQAAAGIGQINEQIGSISGGLQQGMPAQQAVGGLEALRPELGKISQGINQAAGQIESQGGQVGSLSSGLGSLSSGVDESNKGLGEISEGLEEIASTMEEMSHSKGIRDTGIFIPEGTLKEKDFEPVIERYTFGKETGILFEVILEDNPYSSEAIDTVKLIEESVERAVIGTPFEDAELAYSGVASMNADLQDISSNDFTRTVTIMLISLFLVLAILFRSIIMPLYMIGSLALTYFTSVSVAELIFVNWLGYDGITWAMPFFGYVMLIALGVDYSIFLLDRFREESLNGLDVQEALTVSMAKMGTVIITAAIILAGTFGAMIPSGVLSLIQIATIVITGLLLYGIIILPLLIPAITVSFGNGVWWPFKSVVQKVREK, from the coding sequence TTGAGGTTTATTTTAAAATTCAAGTGGATCATCGTTTTTGCGCTCATTTCACTTTCAATCGGATTATTTTTCAGTTCGCCGGATTTAACAAAACAGGCGGAGGAAGCGGGAACATTCCAGCTTCCGGATGATGCGGCTTCATCGAAAGCAGCAGATATTCTGGAGAAAGCTGGTGCGGCGGAAGAGACGCTGTCACTCGTTTATCCGTTAAAAAAAGAAGTCGACGCTCCGTTAAAGAAAGAAATAACGGCTACGGCTAAGAAGATAAAAGCGCTTGGTGAGCCTGTGGCGGACGTGCTTGAACCGTTTGAAAGCGAAGAAATGGAAGAACAGCTCGTTTCAGAAGATCGGAAGACAGTGCTCGTTCCCATTACAGTCAACGGCTCAGATGACGAGATTGTCGACTTGGCCGACAAAATCCGCTCAGAAATTTTACCGGAAAATGAAACAGTCTATTTAACGGGAGAAGCCTTAATTAACCATGATGTGAATGTTAGCGCACAGGAAGGGCTAAAACGGACAGAAGTGATTACGGTCATTCTTATATTCGCGCTCTTGCTTCTCGTTTTCCGGTCGCTCGTCACACCATTCATTCCTCTCATCGCTGTAGGGATCACATATCTTCTTAGCCAATCGATCGTCGCGTATTTCATTGATTGGTTCGGCTTTCCGGTATCAAATTACACGCAAATTTTTCTCGTCGCCGTGTTATTCGGGATTGGGACAGATTACTGCATTTTGCTGTTAAGCCGGTACAAGGAAGAACTGCTCGCTGGGCATGAAGTGGAAGATGCCATCGTCAACACATACAAAACAGCGGGCCGGACCCTCGCCATAAGCGGGCTGGCGGTATTTATCGGCTTTGCAGCGATTGGTTTTGCTGACTTTCCTATTTTTAAATCGGCGGTCGGTGTCGCAGTTGGTATTGCCGTTCTGATTGTTGTGCTATTTACAGTGCTTCCGTTTTTCATGGCAATGTTAAAAGATAAATTGTTTTGGCCTTCCAAAAAAGCGGCATCACACCAAGACAGCAAGATTTGGATTGCTTTCAGTAAAGTGTCCGTCATGAGGCCGCTCCTTTCAATCCTAATTGTCGCTGTTATTGCAATCCCGCTTTTGTTCACGTATGATAACGATTTATCGTACAACACAGTGGACGAAATCGGCAAAGGCTATGAATCTGTGAAAGGGCTTGACGCCATCTCGGCTGGTTTTGGGGAAGGGGATTCACTTCCTGTTCAAGTCATTTTGAAAAAAGACAAAGCAATGGTGAATGAGAAAGATGTTCCTTATCTCGAAGGAATCAGCCGTGAAATTGAAAAAGTCGAAGGTGTGAAGCAAGTAAGGACAATTACACGTCCGGCTGGCGAGATGATCGAGGACTTATACATCGATCATCAACTAGGATTGATGGCAGACGGCCTTCGTGATGCGAACGAAGGTCTTTCAGAAGTGCAAAAAGGCCTCGAACAAGTGCAAAATGGATTAAATAACGCTGCATCAAGCCTTCCTTCAGGATCCCAAGCTTCATCAGGCGGGACACAATTAAAACAGGCAGCAGCGGGAATCGGGCAAATTAATGAACAAATCGGCTCCATATCCGGCGGCTTACAGCAAGGCATGCCTGCCCAGCAAGCGGTTGGGGGACTCGAAGCGCTTCGTCCAGAATTAGGAAAAATCAGCCAAGGCATCAACCAAGCTGCAGGACAAATTGAAAGCCAAGGCGGGCAAGTCGGAAGCTTGAGCTCAGGGTTAGGTTCCCTTTCATCAGGTGTCGACGAATCGAACAAAGGGCTTGGCGAAATCAGCGAAGGCTTGGAAGAGATCGCCTCTACAATGGAAGAGATGAGCCATTCGAAAGGGATTCGGGACACAGGCATTTTTATTCCAGAAGGCACATTGAAAGAAAAAGACTTTGAGCCTGTGATTGAACGGTACACTTTTGGCAAGGAAACGGGGATTTTGTTTGAAGTTATCCTTGAAGACAACCCGTATTCTTCTGAAGCCATCGATACCGTAAAACTTATTGAAGAAAGCGTTGAACGTGCTGTTATTGGAACCCCGTTTGAAGATGCGGAATTAGCATACAGCGGTGTAGCAAGCATGAATGCCGATCTTCAGGACATTTCGTCGAACGACTTTACGCGTACAGTAACGATTATGCTCATCAGCCTCTTTCTCGTCTTGGCGATTTTGTTCCGTTCGATCATCATGCCGCTTTATATGATTGGATCGCTTGCGCTCACGTATTTTACATCAGTATCCGTCGCGGAGCTTATTTTCGTAAATTGGCTTGGCTATGACGGCATAACCTGGGCCATGCCATTCTTCGGATATGTCATGTTGATTGCGCTTGGTGTAGATTATTCCATCTTCCTCCTTGACCGATTCAGGGAAGAAAGCCTGAACGGCTTGGATGTGCAAGAGGCTCTCACCGTTTCGATGGCGAAAATGGGAACCGTTATTATAACTGCAGCGATCATTCTCGCCGGAACATTTGGCGCGATGATTCCTTCAGGAGTTTTAAGCCTTATTCAAATTGCGACCATTGTTATCACTGGATTGCTTTTGTACGGCATTATCATTTTGCCGCTCTTGATTCCGGCAATTACAGTGTCATTTGGAAATGGCGTTTGGTGGCCGTTTAAATCGGTAGTTCAAAAAGTGCGGGAAAAATAA
- a CDS encoding coiled-coil domain-containing protein produces MSGQQPFDLILKELQNVNRRLEHIETGQKELTERVGNIENEQKELSERVSSIENRMSNIENGQKELTKRVSNIENGQTELTKRVGNMEKGQTELAKRVGNIEKGQKKLTVDVGNLETELKDFRTETKTALQIIMTGQQGTRTEMTQRFKEVQHTLGHLETDIAYNFQKTAQLDLEIYRLKKQ; encoded by the coding sequence ATGTCAGGCCAACAGCCATTTGACTTAATCTTAAAAGAACTCCAGAATGTCAACCGCCGTTTAGAACATATTGAAACGGGGCAAAAAGAGTTAACAGAGCGTGTAGGCAATATTGAAAACGAGCAAAAAGAACTAAGCGAGCGTGTAAGCAGTATTGAGAATCGTATGAGCAATATTGAAAACGGGCAAAAGGAATTAACCAAACGTGTGAGCAATATTGAAAATGGACAAACAGAACTGACCAAGCGTGTAGGCAATATGGAAAAAGGGCAAACAGAACTGGCCAAGCGTGTCGGCAACATAGAGAAAGGACAAAAGAAATTAACCGTCGATGTGGGTAATCTTGAAACTGAATTAAAAGATTTCCGAACTGAAACGAAAACGGCTCTCCAAATTATTATGACAGGACAACAGGGAACTAGAACTGAAATGACGCAACGTTTTAAAGAAGTTCAACATACCCTTGGCCACCTTGAAACTGATATTGCGTATAACTTCCAAAAGACCGCACAGCTTGATTTAGAAATCTACCGATTGAAAAAGCAATAA
- a CDS encoding YusW family protein, with protein MKKYLIIFSITSLAILTTACGTPERNQTTEDPVQTGQGSNNEEVTNGAANEAPNQEDMQNKIDELDYTDFELEVEYADHKEYEAEIEKSKHDQTIDAEIEDDINGVKKKGEEAFNELYPLVKKLTIDKQTSKEDAIKETLDVFDLSTDYKKIEIEITFNDGTKIEFEDRK; from the coding sequence ATGAAGAAATATTTAATAATATTTTCAATAACCAGCCTAGCTATCTTGACGACTGCCTGTGGAACGCCCGAAAGAAATCAAACGACAGAAGATCCTGTGCAAACGGGGCAGGGTTCGAATAATGAAGAAGTGACAAATGGCGCAGCGAATGAAGCGCCAAACCAAGAGGATATGCAAAATAAAATAGATGAACTTGATTACACCGATTTTGAGTTAGAAGTTGAATATGCAGACCATAAAGAATATGAAGCGGAAATCGAAAAAAGCAAGCACGATCAAACCATTGATGCAGAAATCGAAGACGATATAAACGGTGTGAAGAAAAAAGGGGAAGAAGCCTTTAATGAGCTCTACCCACTAGTGAAAAAGCTGACAATTGATAAACAGACAAGTAAAGAAGATGCCATTAAAGAAACATTAGACGTCTTTGATCTATCGACAGACTATAAAAAAATTGAAATCGAGATTACATTTAATGACGGAACAAAAATTGAATTTGAAGATAGGAAGTAA
- a CDS encoding TlpA disulfide reductase family protein, protein MGDAWVIGPLIIQQKWAIYMITIIMTYIILRIAVKIKAVELSILDLLWNAFFLFLVVYKLSYSLFHPMAVVKNPLSQLYFTGGGKGAILGLLAAFAYFYYKSRRDTLSFRQLIEFAVAAVVSAVGINQGLAALFAWPYSNVLFYQSAFALILLFCWFFNLKKLMPYILLIGLIGWGIYDFSSESAKTPIENEMETNGSSTKEEQGVAVGLNKGNLAPNFTLQTLQGETVTLSDFRGNNAILNFWASWCPPCRAEMPDMQRYYDKNKDENFTILAVNMTATESSQKGVNQFIEKLGVTFPVVLDINNEATDTYQIMAYPTSYFVDKNGLIQYKVIGAMNEDMMKRQGN, encoded by the coding sequence GTGGGAGATGCGTGGGTTATCGGGCCGTTAATTATCCAACAGAAATGGGCAATCTATATGATTACGATCATCATGACGTATATTATTTTGCGAATCGCAGTAAAAATAAAAGCAGTCGAACTTTCAATTCTTGATCTTTTATGGAATGCTTTCTTCCTATTTTTAGTCGTGTATAAGCTAAGCTATTCGCTGTTTCACCCAATGGCAGTTGTAAAAAATCCTCTTTCCCAACTGTATTTTACGGGTGGAGGAAAAGGTGCCATTCTCGGTTTACTTGCAGCTTTTGCTTATTTTTACTATAAGAGCAGACGTGATACTCTTTCATTTCGCCAACTTATTGAGTTTGCGGTGGCAGCAGTCGTGTCGGCTGTGGGGATTAATCAAGGCTTGGCTGCGCTTTTTGCTTGGCCTTATTCTAATGTTCTCTTTTATCAGAGCGCATTTGCACTTATTCTTTTATTCTGTTGGTTTTTTAACTTGAAAAAATTAATGCCATACATACTTTTAATTGGGTTGATTGGCTGGGGCATTTATGATTTTTCGAGCGAATCAGCTAAAACGCCAATAGAGAATGAAATGGAAACAAATGGTTCTTCAACCAAAGAAGAACAAGGAGTTGCAGTTGGATTGAATAAAGGCAACCTTGCGCCAAATTTCACACTTCAAACATTGCAAGGTGAAACAGTAACATTATCTGATTTTCGAGGAAACAATGCCATTCTTAACTTTTGGGCGTCATGGTGCCCGCCATGCCGTGCGGAAATGCCGGATATGCAGAGGTATTACGATAAAAATAAAGATGAAAATTTCACGATTTTAGCGGTGAATATGACAGCGACCGAAAGCAGTCAAAAAGGGGTCAATCAATTTATCGAAAAATTGGGCGTTACTTTTCCTGTTGTACTTGACATCAATAATGAAGCAACAGATACTTACCAAATTATGGCGTATCCAACAAGCTATTTCGTAGATAAAAACGGTTTAATCCAATACAAAGTTATCGGTGCGATGAATGAGGATATGATGAAAAGACAAGGAAATTGA
- a CDS encoding SpoIIAA family protein: MLSFLPSKDEKTIAIQFEGKATKEDAENLDNKVEELFRSEEPFNILAILYEVEGSTVKGMMEGIKFDAKRWKQLQKLAVVSDREWVARMTNIGKYLPGIQSKHFEKDELEQAWEWIKE; the protein is encoded by the coding sequence ATGTTATCTTTTCTCCCTAGCAAAGATGAGAAAACCATTGCGATACAATTTGAGGGCAAAGCAACGAAAGAAGACGCGGAGAATTTGGATAATAAAGTGGAGGAGCTGTTCCGCTCAGAAGAACCGTTTAATATTTTGGCGATATTGTATGAGGTGGAAGGCTCGACAGTCAAAGGAATGATGGAAGGCATTAAATTTGATGCGAAGCGGTGGAAGCAGTTGCAAAAGCTGGCTGTCGTAAGTGACAGAGAATGGGTTGCACGAATGACGAACATAGGCAAATATTTGCCTGGCATCCAGTCGAAGCATTTTGAGAAAGATGAACTTGAACAGGCATGGGAATGGATTAAAGAATAA
- a CDS encoding cytochrome ubiquinol oxidase subunit I, giving the protein MLNEDALFYSRVLTELTLSFHIIYATIGVGVPLMIMIAQWVGIKKNDEHYILLARRWTRGFVITVAVGVVTGTAIGLQLSLLWPNFMELAGHVIALPLFMETFAFFFEAIFLGIYLYTWDRFENQRKHLLLLIPVAIGASFSAVFITMVNAFMNAPQGFEIMNGELVNINPLVAMFNPAMPTKVAHVVATAYMTAAFILASIAAFRLLRGSNHIYHKKALFLTMKLGLIFSIATAVIGDFSGKYLAEYQPEKLAAAEWHFETEENAPLILYGVLDDGEVKYAFKIPSALSILAHGFPSSEVVGLDQFADDEIPPLSIHYMFDIMVTIGVWMVILSLVFWLGTRRGWAFIQTKWYRWLIVLGGPLSVIAIEAGWWLAEVGRQPWVLRGVMRTAEAATSSNQVDKMLILFAGLYLILGIGSIVVLSRMFRRNPVEREIEDRKAEKGGATS; this is encoded by the coding sequence ATGCTGAATGAGGACGCATTGTTTTACAGCCGAGTGTTGACCGAACTTACGCTTTCATTCCATATTATTTATGCGACGATAGGCGTAGGGGTCCCGCTCATGATTATGATCGCGCAATGGGTTGGAATTAAAAAGAATGATGAACATTACATTCTATTAGCAAGAAGATGGACAAGAGGGTTTGTCATTACTGTTGCAGTCGGCGTTGTGACAGGGACTGCCATCGGATTGCAGCTTTCGCTTTTATGGCCGAATTTCATGGAGCTTGCCGGTCATGTGATCGCTCTCCCGTTATTTATGGAAACATTCGCTTTCTTTTTTGAAGCTATTTTTTTGGGGATTTACTTGTATACATGGGATCGTTTTGAAAATCAGCGAAAACACCTTCTCCTCCTCATACCTGTAGCCATCGGCGCTTCATTTTCTGCTGTTTTTATTACGATGGTAAATGCTTTCATGAATGCGCCGCAAGGGTTTGAAATCATGAACGGTGAACTCGTCAATATTAACCCACTCGTTGCGATGTTCAACCCGGCCATGCCGACGAAAGTAGCCCATGTGGTGGCAACAGCATATATGACCGCGGCGTTTATTTTAGCTTCGATTGCTGCTTTTCGCCTTCTAAGAGGTTCGAATCATATTTATCATAAAAAAGCGTTATTTTTGACAATGAAATTAGGTTTGATTTTTTCGATTGCTACCGCGGTGATTGGTGATTTTTCAGGGAAGTATTTAGCTGAATATCAGCCAGAAAAGCTAGCGGCGGCAGAATGGCATTTTGAAACGGAAGAAAATGCGCCGCTCATCTTATACGGTGTCCTTGATGATGGCGAAGTGAAGTACGCATTCAAAATTCCAAGTGCGCTTAGCATTTTGGCGCACGGCTTCCCTTCTTCAGAAGTTGTTGGCCTTGATCAATTTGCAGATGATGAAATTCCACCGCTATCTATCCATTATATGTTTGACATTATGGTGACGATCGGGGTGTGGATGGTCATTTTATCGCTTGTTTTCTGGTTGGGGACGAGAAGAGGTTGGGCATTTATTCAAACCAAATGGTATCGCTGGCTGATCGTGCTTGGAGGCCCGTTATCAGTTATTGCCATCGAGGCCGGTTGGTGGCTTGCCGAGGTTGGCAGACAACCATGGGTGCTGCGTGGAGTGATGAGAACGGCGGAAGCTGCCACATCGAGCAACCAAGTTGACAAGATGCTCATCTTGTTCGCTGGCTTGTATTTGATTTTGGGAATTGGAAGCATTGTTGTATTAAGCCGGATGTTTCGCCGGAATCCTGTAGAACGTGAAATTGAGGATCGCAAAGCGGAGAAAGGCGGTGCCACGTCGTGA
- a CDS encoding cytochrome d ubiquinol oxidase subunit II: MNLEILGIVVLWTFLFGYVIVASIDFGAGFFNAYSLIVGKQKILTNIIQRYLSPVWEVTNVFLVFFFVGIVGFFPKTAFYYGTILLVPASFAILLLAIRGSYYAFETYGARGHKGYSFMYGLSGLLIPASLSIVFTISEGGFVSLVDGQPVLDYWTLFKSPLTWSIVLLSITAVLYISSVFLTWYANKAKDVEATALMRKYALIWALPMIITASGIIVELRGHNLEHFNRMIDLWWMFGLSFLLFLSTVWIIWNRRSYGLAFVLLVGQFALAFFAYGISHYPYLLYPLLTIYDSFTNRAMAISLVVAFIAGLCLLLPSLYLLLRLFLFNKRYVRGDSDYHP; the protein is encoded by the coding sequence GTGAATTTAGAAATCCTGGGTATCGTTGTTTTGTGGACGTTTCTGTTTGGCTACGTGATCGTTGCTTCGATTGATTTTGGGGCAGGCTTTTTTAACGCGTACAGTTTGATCGTTGGAAAGCAAAAGATTCTTACGAATATTATTCAACGCTACCTTTCGCCGGTGTGGGAAGTGACAAACGTATTTCTTGTGTTCTTTTTCGTAGGGATTGTCGGCTTCTTCCCAAAAACAGCCTTCTACTATGGAACGATTTTACTTGTTCCTGCTAGCTTTGCCATTCTTTTGCTTGCAATCCGCGGGTCATATTATGCCTTTGAAACGTATGGAGCAAGAGGGCACAAAGGGTATTCTTTTATGTATGGACTGAGTGGGCTTCTGATTCCCGCTTCTCTATCCATTGTCTTTACAATATCAGAAGGCGGGTTTGTCTCATTAGTTGACGGCCAGCCCGTTTTAGATTACTGGACACTTTTTAAAAGTCCGCTTACGTGGAGTATTGTCCTTCTAAGCATTACGGCTGTCCTTTACATTTCTTCTGTCTTTTTGACATGGTATGCCAATAAAGCAAAGGATGTAGAAGCGACTGCATTAATGCGTAAATACGCGCTGATTTGGGCCTTGCCAATGATAATTACAGCGTCAGGAATTATTGTAGAACTTAGGGGACACAATCTCGAACATTTCAATCGGATGATTGATTTATGGTGGATGTTTGGCCTTTCATTTCTTTTATTTCTCAGTACGGTATGGATCATTTGGAATCGAAGGAGTTACGGCTTGGCGTTTGTCCTATTAGTCGGCCAATTTGCCTTAGCTTTCTTCGCTTACGGGATCTCGCACTATCCATATTTACTGTATCCGCTATTAACGATTTACGATAGCTTTACAAATCGGGCGATGGCCATTTCCCTTGTTGTCGCATTTATTGCAGGGCTCTGTTTGTTACTGCCTTCTTTATACTTATTGTTACGCTTGTTTTTATTTAACAAACGCTATGTCCGAGGAGATTCAGATTACCATCCATAA